A window of the Nibribacter ruber genome harbors these coding sequences:
- the msrB gene encoding peptide-methionine (R)-S-oxide reductase MsrB, which produces MKLLFSIYLLLLLPLLSCQSASDQGTQPTATTAVSTQPSAPGQTKNPYYSRTDTTKLRLSDEEWKKVLPPDVYAVARGKGTERAFTGKLWNYTGRGTYYCAACGNKLFASDAKFASDCGWPSFFETFRKNAVIYEQDNSMGMERIEVLCGRCDAHLGHLFDDGPPPTYKRYCMNSVSLDFVPDSGLQVH; this is translated from the coding sequence ATGAAACTACTTTTTTCAATTTACCTATTACTGCTCCTGCCTTTGCTCAGCTGCCAAAGCGCCTCTGACCAGGGCACCCAGCCCACGGCAACCACCGCAGTGAGCACGCAGCCCTCCGCGCCTGGGCAAACCAAGAACCCGTATTACTCGCGCACAGACACCACCAAACTGCGGCTTTCTGACGAAGAATGGAAGAAGGTCTTGCCCCCTGATGTCTATGCCGTTGCCCGCGGCAAAGGCACGGAGCGCGCCTTCACCGGCAAGCTCTGGAACTACACCGGCCGAGGCACTTATTACTGCGCCGCCTGCGGCAACAAGCTTTTCGCCTCTGATGCCAAGTTTGCCTCAGACTGCGGCTGGCCCAGCTTTTTTGAGACCTTCAGAAAGAACGCCGTCATCTATGAGCAAGACAATTCTATGGGCATGGAGCGCATAGAAGTATTGTGCGGCCGCTGCGATGCCCACTTAGGCCACCTCTTCGACGACGGCCCGCCGCCCACCTATAAGCGTTACTGCATGAACTCCGTCTCCCTAGACTTCGTCCCCGACAGCGGCTTGCAGGTGCATTAA